Proteins from one Astatotilapia calliptera chromosome 8, fAstCal1.2, whole genome shotgun sequence genomic window:
- the polr3e gene encoding DNA-directed RNA polymerase III subunit RPC5, with protein MASGDDDDPIIEEIDVYLAKSLADKLYLFQYPVRPATMTYDDVTHLAAKIKPKQQRVELEISMDTVSPNYCRSKGEQIALNVDGTGYDETNTYSAKMMDKQTFSSIQATTNTSRYAAAVFRKGELHVTPLTGILQMRPSFSYLDKADNKTREREAANEGGDSSQDEAEEEAKAITVRFARPESEQARQRRIQSYEFLQKKQAEEPWVHLTYHGVKGGRSEHERQYLFCQSVDASENSELVKTPKEYLAMLMPPLAEEKVVKPVGPSNVLSMAQLRTLPLGEQVKTLMKNVKVMPFANLMGLLASGTDSTSVLRCIQQVALLVQGNWVIKSDVLYPKNTFSAHSGVPAEVLCRGRDFVMWRFTLERSVMRKEIASIIKLPPEDVKEFLEHVAAPRANRGWEFLLPTDVDFIKKHPDVAHRQNMLWLGIQSKLEKVFNFSKEDFVPKKSAQPDPVHISGQQRLKMAQERVQENQSTLQKDLEDRRAGSSIHIKQEPVSNSEDEPMDTSCSSSIPNGSLNGYPSATSPDFDHTNGGSPANTASPELQDFVIKTFRKHFVITLNELKRLFNLHVASIPVGRSVFHSISDHMLQDAILLSQQCKQIMVPFPAQTKAAPDEQKVFGLWETGEDFDKHRRLLYDVFTKNYRVRRNIIQARLAQELGDVSKADIDRLLNECCSSHAGMWYLKGTIQS; from the exons ATGGCCAGCGGTGATGATGACGACCCCATTATAGAGGAG aTCGACGTGTACCTCGCCAAAAGCCTCGCAGATAAGCTGTATCTTTTCCAG TACCCTGTGCGACCAGCCACCATGACCTATGATGATGTCACCCACTTGGCGGCTAAGATCAAACCCAAGCAGCAAAGG GTGGAGCTGGAAATATCCATGGACACAGTGAGTCCAAACTACTGTCGCAGTAAAGGAGAGCAAATCGCCCTAAATGTGGACGGCACGGGTTATGACGAAACCAACACCTACTCTGC TAAAATGATGGACAAGCAGACCTTCTCCTCCATCCAGGCCACCACCAACACCTCCAGATACGCAGCTGCTGTGTTTCGCAAAG GTGAGCTTCACGTCACACCTCTGACTGGAATTCTTCAGATGAGGCCCAGCTTCTCTTACCTGGACAAGGCCGACAACAAAACCAGAGAGAGGGAGGCGGCCAATGAAG GTGGAGACTCCTCCCAGGATGAAGCTGAGGAGGAAGCCAAGGCTATTACG GTGAGGTTTGCTCGTCCCGAGTCGGAGCAGGCCAGACAGAGGAGGATCCAGTCATACGAGTTCCTTCAGAAGAAGCAGGCGGAGGAGCCCTGGGTTCACCTGACCTATCACGGAGTCAAG GGCGGGCGCTCGGAGCATGAAAGGCAGTACCTGTTCTGTCAGTCAGTGGATGCCTCGGAGAACTCTGAACTGGTCAAAACTCCAAA GGAGTATCTGGCGATGTTGATGCCGCCTCTTGCAGAGGAGAAAGT GGTGAAGCCTGTGGGTCCCAGTAATGTGCTCTCTATGGCCCAGCTCCGCACTCTGCCACTCGGAGAGCAAGTCAAGACTCTGATGAAGAATG TGAAGGTAATGCCATTTGCTAATTTGATGGGCCTGCTCGCGTCTGGCACAGACTCGACCTCAGTGCTGCGCTGCATCCAACAGGTGGCGCTGCTGGTTCAGGGGAACTGGGTTATCAAGAG tgatgttcTGTATCCCAAAAACACCTTCAGTGCTCACAGTGGTGTTCCTGCTGAGGTGCTCTGTCGTGGCAGAGACTTTGTG ATGTGGAGGTTCACTCTGGAGCGCTCTGTGATGAGAAAGGAGATTGCATCAATCATCAAA CTTCCCCCAGAAGACGTGAAAGAGTTCCTGGAACATGTGGCAGCTCCTCGGGCAAACCGGGGCTGGGAGTTCCTGTTGCCTACTGATGTAGACTTTATTAAGAAACACCCAGATGTTGCCCACAGGCAGAACATGTTGTGGCTTGGCATCCAGAGCAA GCTGGAAAAGGTGTTTAATTTCTCTAAAGAAGACTTTGTGCCAAAGAAGTCCGCTCAGCCTG ATCCTGTCCACATCAGCGGGCAACAGCGTCTGAAGATGGCTCAGGAGCGAGTGCAAGAAAACCAGTCGACTCTGCAGAAGGACCTGGAGGACAGACGCGCAGGAAGCAGCATCCACATCAAACAGGAGCCCGTCAGCAACAGTGAAGACGAGCCAATGGACACATCCTGCTCCTCCTCAATCCCCAACGGTTCTCTCAATGGTTACCCCAGTGCCACCTCCCCCGACTTTGATCACACCAACGGAGGGAGTCCCGCCAACACGGCGTCCCCGGAGCTGCAGGACTTTGTGATAAAGACTTTCCGGAAGCATTTTGTGATCACGTTGAATGAGCTGAAGAGGCTGTTTAACCTCCACGTGGCGTCCATACCGGTCGGCCGGAGCGTCTTCCACTCCATCTCAGATCACATGCTACAGGACGCCATACTGCTCAGCCAACAGTGCAAACAGATAATGGTGCCT tttcctgctcaGACCAAAGCAGCCCCAGATGAACAAAAGGTGTTTGGCTTGTGGGAGACCGGAGAGGACTTCGACAAG caccGCCGGCTGCTCTATGATGTGTTCACCAAGAACTACCGGGTCAGGAGGAACATAATCCAGGCCAGACTGGCTCAGGAGCTTGGAGACGTGTCTAAAGCTGACATCGACCGGCTGCTTAAT GAGTGCTGCAGCAGCCACGCAGGGATGTGGTACCTAAAGGGAACAATACAGTCCTGA